One Roseburia rectibacter DNA window includes the following coding sequences:
- a CDS encoding energy-coupling factor transporter ATPase, with amino-acid sequence MSIILDKVNYVYSEGTAYQIQALKDVNLTIEDGQFIGVIGHTGSGKSTLIQHLNGLMKATSGTIYFHGQDIYEDDFDLRELRNRVGLVFQYPEHQLFETTIFDDVCFGPKNQGLSKEEAGLRAFEALRSVGLPEELYYQSPFDLSGGQKRRVAIAGVLAMKPEVLILDEPTAGLDPAGRDEILDLVERMHRERGITVILVSHSMEDVAKYVERIIVMNHGSVMFDGAPKEVFRHYKELESVGLAAPQVTYLMHELKEKGLNVDTDATTVAEARACLLEALTGIDSGKTDFHM; translated from the coding sequence ATGTCAATTATTTTAGATAAAGTGAATTATGTATACAGCGAGGGAACTGCGTACCAGATTCAGGCGTTAAAGGATGTGAACTTAACAATCGAGGATGGACAGTTTATCGGTGTGATCGGGCATACCGGTTCCGGTAAATCAACTCTGATCCAGCATCTGAACGGACTGATGAAAGCCACATCCGGAACGATATATTTTCATGGTCAGGATATTTATGAGGATGATTTTGATCTGCGTGAGCTAAGAAACCGTGTTGGTCTGGTATTCCAGTATCCGGAGCACCAGTTGTTTGAGACAACCATTTTTGATGATGTGTGTTTTGGACCGAAAAATCAGGGATTATCAAAAGAAGAGGCAGGACTTAGGGCATTTGAGGCTCTGCGAAGTGTCGGACTGCCGGAAGAACTGTATTACCAGTCTCCGTTTGATCTTTCCGGTGGACAGAAACGTCGTGTTGCGATCGCGGGCGTGCTTGCGATGAAGCCGGAAGTACTGATCCTAGATGAGCCGACAGCAGGACTTGATCCGGCAGGACGTGATGAAATTTTAGATCTTGTGGAGCGGATGCACAGGGAGCGGGGCATTACGGTTATTCTGGTATCACACAGCATGGAGGATGTCGCAAAATATGTGGAGCGGATTATCGTAATGAATCATGGAAGCGTGATGTTTGATGGCGCGCCGAAAGAAGTGTTCCGCCATTATAAGGAGCTTGAATCAGTTGGTCTTGCGGCACCGCAGGTGACTTACCTGATGCATGAACTGAAGGAAAAAGGTCTGAATGTTGATACAGATGCCACGACAGTAGCAGAGGCGAGAGCGTGTCTGCTTGAGGCGCTGACCGGGATTGATTCCGGAAAAACAGACTTTCATATGTAA
- a CDS encoding energy-coupling factor transporter transmembrane component T family protein translates to MLRDITLGQYYPADSVIHKLDPRVKLFATFIYIISLFCFKGIAALLVATVFLVFCIKSSKVPFKFMVKGLKAIVVLMLITAAFNLFLTPGTPIVSFWIFKITAEGAQNAILMAIRLTYLILGTSIMTLTTTPNQLTDGLEKSLMPLTKIGVPVHAIAMMMSIALRFIPILIEETDKIMKAQMARGADFESGNLLQRVKNMIPLLVPLFVSAFRRADDLAMAMEARCYNGGEGRTKMKPLRYAGVDHKAYVLVIGYFVVILLCRFFLPFPQ, encoded by the coding sequence ATGTTAAGAGATATTACACTGGGCCAGTATTATCCGGCGGATTCCGTCATTCATAAACTGGACCCGCGCGTAAAACTGTTTGCTACATTTATTTATATTATTTCATTGTTTTGTTTTAAAGGGATTGCGGCATTACTTGTTGCGACTGTATTTTTGGTCTTCTGCATTAAGTCATCGAAGGTTCCGTTTAAGTTTATGGTAAAGGGGTTAAAGGCAATCGTGGTGCTGATGCTGATCACGGCGGCTTTTAATCTTTTCCTGACACCGGGTACACCGATCGTGAGTTTCTGGATCTTTAAGATCACAGCAGAAGGTGCGCAGAATGCGATTCTGATGGCGATCCGGCTGACTTACCTGATTCTTGGTACTTCGATCATGACACTTACAACAACGCCAAACCAGCTTACGGATGGTCTGGAAAAATCATTGATGCCTTTGACAAAAATCGGTGTTCCGGTACATGCGATCGCAATGATGATGTCGATCGCACTTCGTTTTATTCCAATCCTCATCGAGGAGACGGACAAGATCATGAAAGCACAGATGGCAAGAGGTGCTGATTTTGAGAGCGGCAATCTGCTACAGAGAGTGAAAAATATGATTCCTCTTTTAGTACCGTTGTTTGTTTCTGCGTTCCGCCGCGCCGATGACCTTGCGATGGCGATGGAGGCACGCTGCTATAATGGCGGTGAGGGCAGAACCAAGATGAAACCGCTGCGTTATGCGGGTGTGGATCATAAGGCATATGTGCTTGTGATCGGATATTTTGTGGTTATTCTGTTGTGCAGATTCTTTTTACCGTTTCCGCAGTAA
- the truA gene encoding tRNA pseudouridine(38-40) synthase TruA, whose protein sequence is MRIKMVVAYDGTNYKGWQVQPNGITIEEVLNKNLSKLLGEEIVVSGASRTDSGVHSLGNIAVFDTNTRMPADKIAFALNQRLPEDIVVQGSCKVEDGWHPRYQNSRKTYEYRILNRTFRMPTRRLDTYFYHYPLDVEKMKKAASYLVGEHDFKSFCAIGAQVKTTVRTIYACDVEKDGDIITIRVTGNGFLYNMVRIIAGTLVQVGGGAVAPDEVGEILAKKDRSAAGPTAPAHGLTMMGIEFE, encoded by the coding sequence ATGCGTATAAAAATGGTTGTGGCGTATGACGGCACAAATTACAAAGGATGGCAGGTGCAGCCGAACGGCATCACGATAGAGGAAGTGTTAAATAAAAATCTCTCGAAACTTTTGGGGGAAGAGATCGTGGTGAGCGGTGCAAGCCGGACGGATTCCGGGGTACACTCACTTGGAAATATTGCGGTGTTTGATACGAACACGAGGATGCCGGCAGATAAGATCGCATTTGCCCTGAATCAGAGACTGCCGGAGGATATTGTGGTGCAGGGATCATGCAAAGTGGAGGATGGCTGGCATCCACGTTATCAGAACAGCAGAAAGACTTACGAATACCGCATCTTAAACAGGACATTCCGTATGCCTACAAGACGGCTGGATACTTATTTTTATCATTATCCGCTGGATGTGGAAAAAATGAAAAAGGCGGCATCTTATCTAGTGGGCGAGCATGATTTTAAGAGTTTCTGTGCGATCGGTGCACAGGTAAAAACGACGGTGCGTACCATTTATGCCTGTGATGTGGAAAAAGATGGGGATATCATTACGATCCGTGTGACCGGGAATGGTTTCCTTTATAATATGGTACGGATCATTGCAGGGACGTTAGTGCAGGTTGGCGGTGGCGCGGTTGCACCGGATGAAGTGGGAGAGATCCTTGCAAAAAAAGACCGCAGTGCGGCAGGACCTACGGCACCGGCACATGGACTTACGATGATGGGGATCGAGTTTGAGTAA
- a CDS encoding XRE family transcriptional regulator: MKQQTTDELMKLLTATKNTAELKQYTDTLPEMAAVSTFPEYLNEQMIAHNITAANLIAAAQIQRNYGYQILDGRRSPSRDKVISLCLALKLDLLETQRALTLTKNGQLYSKSKRDSILIFAIEKKLSVIDANALLEELGEPSLS, encoded by the coding sequence ATGAAACAGCAAACGACAGACGAATTAATGAAACTTCTCACTGCCACCAAAAATACGGCTGAATTAAAACAATATACCGATACACTTCCGGAAATGGCAGCCGTCTCGACTTTTCCGGAATATCTGAACGAACAGATGATAGCCCACAATATAACCGCTGCAAATCTGATCGCCGCAGCCCAGATACAGCGCAATTACGGCTACCAGATCTTAGACGGCAGACGAAGTCCCTCCCGTGATAAGGTTATTTCTCTCTGCCTTGCGCTAAAGCTCGATCTTTTGGAAACGCAGCGTGCTCTCACGCTCACAAAAAACGGACAGCTCTATTCTAAAAGCAAACGTGACTCTATCCTCATTTTTGCCATAGAAAAAAAGCTGTCCGTGATCGATGCCAATGCCCTCTTAGAAGAATTAGGTGAGCCTTCTCTAAGCTGA
- a CDS encoding serine/threonine-protein kinase, whose product MLLEEEYRLSEYVDLGRLNENEKVHIVRNKVNGVIGVRKYVAPDLKEIYLFLKKNPNPYIPEIYECIQTETNLIVIEEYLSGKNLEEMLREKFFSEREAAEVIICLCRALHPLHNAKMPVICRDLKAENVIITNEGEVKLIDFDIARIYQPGKSKDTVMMGTEGYAAPEQFGFGQTDARTDIYAMGVLLNYMLMRCFPLERITEGRLKPVVLKCINLNPKDRYQNVDELETAVSGAVSASYNMENVSIHKPPFYKIPGFRSGKLWKMIVSVLGYAFVTYFFWSLELSGSKGQPLAAKELTLERFVLWLSQIVFIFFVCDYMGIRRNIPVVNSKKRIIRLIGYVAAEFIFIFAAAVICVTLEAILF is encoded by the coding sequence ATGCTGCTTGAGGAAGAATACCGTCTGTCGGAATATGTGGATCTTGGCAGGCTGAATGAGAATGAAAAAGTACATATCGTAAGGAATAAAGTAAATGGTGTCATTGGTGTAAGAAAGTATGTTGCACCGGATTTGAAGGAGATTTATCTTTTTTTAAAGAAAAATCCGAATCCATATATACCGGAAATTTATGAATGTATACAGACAGAGACGAATCTGATCGTGATCGAGGAATATTTAAGCGGAAAAAATCTGGAAGAAATGCTGCGGGAAAAATTTTTTTCGGAGAGGGAAGCAGCAGAGGTCATAATCTGTCTGTGCAGGGCACTTCATCCTTTACATAATGCGAAAATGCCGGTCATATGCAGAGATCTGAAAGCAGAGAATGTGATCATCACCAATGAGGGAGAAGTAAAGCTGATTGATTTTGATATTGCAAGGATTTACCAGCCGGGCAAGTCAAAAGATACCGTTATGATGGGAACGGAAGGCTATGCAGCACCGGAGCAGTTCGGATTCGGGCAGACAGATGCGAGAACTGATATTTATGCGATGGGTGTACTGCTTAATTATATGCTCATGCGTTGTTTTCCTCTGGAAAGGATAACGGAGGGGCGTTTAAAACCGGTGGTATTAAAATGCATCAATTTAAATCCAAAAGACAGGTATCAGAATGTGGATGAACTTGAAACTGCTGTAAGCGGTGCAGTGAGTGCGTCTTACAATATGGAAAATGTGAGTATTCATAAGCCGCCTTTTTATAAAATACCCGGTTTTCGATCTGGAAAACTGTGGAAAATGATCGTTTCTGTTTTGGGGTATGCATTTGTTACATATTTCTTCTGGTCGTTAGAATTGAGTGGTAGTAAGGGGCAGCCGCTCGCGGCTAAAGAGCTTACACTGGAACGTTTTGTACTCTGGCTGTCACAGATCGTATTTATATTTTTTGTCTGCGACTATATGGGGATACGGAGAAATATACCGGTTGTAAACAGCAAAAAACGGATCATAAGACTGATCGGTTATGTGGCTGCGGAATTTATTTTTATTTTTGCGGCAGCTGTGATATGTGTAACCTTAGAAGCGATATTATTTTAA
- a CDS encoding ribbon-helix-helix domain-containing protein — protein sequence MRLSMKPLKNKVSITLDSDVIEQLKLLAEQDDRSFSQYINMILKEYLSQQDKKKEA from the coding sequence ATGAGGTTATCTATGAAACCATTAAAAAATAAAGTAAGCATTACACTTGATTCAGATGTTATCGAACAGTTAAAACTCCTCGCAGAACAGGATGACCGTTCTTTTTCCCAATACATCAATATGATATTAAAGGAATATCTGTCTCAACAGGATAAAAAGAAAGAAGCGTAA
- a CDS encoding DUF4352 domain-containing protein, translating into MEKGTKVCKYCKTEIPKDAKVCPNCRKKQGGIGKWIVIAVIVVALIAAISGGGEDKPKKVENDPVQNTTDNKTDTEKNMTEDTSAGQENSEKDIFGIGETAEMNDVQVTMVNYTQNSGSEYNKPSDGNEFVLVEFEIANNSDSEINISSMASFEAYADDYALNYSLNALLEKNDANQLDGTIAAGKKMNGVIGYEVPADWKTIEIHFKDNVWSSNKFKFEIIK; encoded by the coding sequence ATGGAAAAGGGAACAAAGGTATGTAAGTATTGCAAGACGGAGATACCAAAAGACGCGAAGGTATGCCCGAACTGCAGAAAGAAACAGGGTGGCATCGGTAAATGGATCGTGATCGCTGTGATCGTGGTTGCACTTATTGCAGCAATTTCGGGTGGTGGAGAGGATAAACCGAAAAAAGTGGAGAATGATCCGGTGCAGAATACTACGGATAATAAGACAGATACAGAAAAAAATATGACAGAAGATACATCTGCCGGACAGGAGAATAGCGAGAAAGATATATTTGGCATTGGCGAAACCGCGGAAATGAATGATGTACAGGTTACAATGGTCAACTATACGCAGAATAGTGGATCAGAGTATAATAAACCATCGGATGGAAATGAGTTTGTTCTGGTAGAGTTTGAGATTGCCAATAATTCTGATTCTGAAATAAATATAAGCAGTATGGCAAGTTTTGAAGCGTATGCGGATGATTACGCATTAAACTATTCACTGAACGCTCTTTTGGAGAAAAACGATGCAAATCAATTAGATGGAACCATTGCAGCAGGGAAAAAAATGAATGGTGTAATAGGATATGAGGTTCCGGCAGACTGGAAAACAATAGAAATTCATTTTAAGGATAATGTCTGGAGCAGTAATAAATTTAAGTTTGAAATCATAAAATAG
- the rplM gene encoding 50S ribosomal protein L13 — translation MKTFMASPATIDRKWYVVDAEGMTLGRLASEVAKVLRGKNKAIFTPHIDTGDYVIVVNAEKIKVTGKKLDQKIYYNHSDYVGGMKETTLKEMLAKHPERVIEHAVKGMLPKGPLGREMYTKLFVYVGPDHKHAAQKPEALTF, via the coding sequence ATGAAAACTTTTATGGCTAGCCCAGCTACCATTGATAGAAAATGGTATGTAGTTGACGCTGAAGGTATGACATTAGGACGTTTAGCATCTGAAGTTGCTAAAGTATTAAGAGGAAAGAATAAAGCAATCTTTACACCGCACATCGACACAGGTGATTATGTAATCGTTGTTAACGCTGAGAAGATTAAAGTAACTGGTAAGAAATTAGACCAGAAAATCTACTACAATCACTCTGATTATGTAGGTGGTATGAAAGAAACTACCTTAAAAGAAATGTTAGCAAAACATCCGGAAAGAGTTATTGAGCACGCAGTAAAAGGCATGCTTCCAAAAGGACCTTTAGGAAGAGAGATGTATACAAAATTATTCGTATACGTTGGACCGGATCACAAGCATGCAGCTCAGAAACCTGAAGCTTTAACATTTTAA